The genomic region GCGGCTCCGGCCGCACGCCCAGGTCCAGCGGCAGCCACCAGCACAGGAAGGCCGCGGCCAGCAGCCAGCCGGGCGCGTGCACCGCGGGCGCGGCGGCCTTGATCCGGCGCAGGATGCCGCGCAGCAGCCAGAAGCTCAGCGCCCCGGCCAGCACCGAGGGCGCGCGCAGCCACAGCGGGTGCAGCGAGATCGCGCTCCACTCCGCGAAGAACCGTTGCAGCGTGCCGAAAGGAGCCTCGGGCACGTTGAACCAGTGGTAGTAGTTGCCGACGTAGCCCAGGTCAGCGGTGTTGCGCGCCATCCACACGTAGAAGCCGTCGTCGGTGGTCATCGGCCCGACCATCGCCCAGCCCGCGAGCACCCCCGGCACCAGCAGGTCCGGCAGGCCCGGTTTTGGCAAAGTCCTCGGCCGCCGCTGCCGGAACCGCAGCGCCAGCAGCGCCGCGCAGCCCAGCGCGAGCAGCGCGGACAGCCCGAGCAGCAGGTACTTCACCAGCGTCGGACTGGCCTGGAACCGGGCGTCGGCGTGCGCGGTGACCTCGATCCGCCCGGTGGCCAGCGCGGGCGGCAGCTCGGTGGCGAACGCGGCCACCTGCGGCACCGGCCCGTCCGCCGCGGCCAGCTCCAGGCCGTCCCGGCGCACCGCGATCCGCCCGTCCGCCGCGCTCACCCGGTACTGGCATCCGGATCCGCCGACCGGCCCGCCGAAGACCTCCCGCCCGTTGGCCGACACCTGCACCCGACCGTCCACAGTGGACACGTACAGGCCGGTCAGCCGGGCATCCGCGTCCTGGGGCCGGAAGGTGGCGAACACGGTGGTCCGCGCCGGCTGGTTCAGCACCGCGCAGGACACGGTCAGCTCCACCCGCAGCGGCCGGTACGGCACGAACAGCGCCACCGTGGACTCCGCGGGCGCGCCCGGCTTCGGCCAGCTCACCACCGGATCGGCCACCCGCACCGGCAGCAGCGGCAGCACCAGCCCGGTCAGCACCGCGAGCAGAGCCAGCAGCAGCGGCCAGCGCTGGACCATCACCGCATGATCTTCTTGAGCAGGGTCAGCGCGCCCTGCTTGGCCGGGGACCGGTGGTGCGAGGCCCCGGCGCCGGCCAGCGCGCCCCGGTTGGCCAGGAACCAGTCGTAGGAGTCGGCGAACATCGCGTCCGTGGAGTACTCGGCCCGCCAGCCCAGGTCCCGCTCGGCCGCCGAGGTGTCGAACCACAGCGACTTGGAGTACATGATCCAGTGGTACGGCCCGAACGGGGTCAGCCCCAGCTTGGCCGAGGCCCGCATGCCCAGCGCCGCCGGACCCACCGGCAGCGAGCGCACCTTCGAGCCGGTGCCCGCGTGCGCGCACAGGTTCTCCAGCGCCGCCCGCATGGTGCCGAACTCCCGCGCGCCGATGTTGTAGGTGGCCGGTCCGGCCCGCTTCCCGGCCAGCGCGCAGGCCTCGGCCAGGTCGTTGGCGTGCACGAACTGGTAGACGTTGTCGCCGCTGCCGAAGACGAAGACGTCCGCGCCGTCGGCGATCCAGTCGAACAGGATGCCGAAGATGCCCAGCCGCCCGTGCCCGAGGATGGTCCGCGGCCGCACGATCGAGACGTCCAGGCCCCTGCTCACCGCGGCCCGGCACAGCAGCTCACCGGCGTGCTTGGCCCGCCCGTACTCCTCCGCCGGTCGCGGCTGGGTGTCCGGGAACACCGGATTCTCTTGTGGCACACCAAAAACCGCCGAGGAGGAGGTGTAGACGACCTTGCGCACCCCGGCGTCGGCGCAGCCGCGCAGCAGGGTCTCGGTGCCGCCCACGTTCACCGACTCGAACAGCCCGGCGTCGCGGGCCAGCGGGACCTGGGCCACGTTGTGGTAGACCACGTCCACGTCCTCGCAGGCGTGCTCCACCGCGTTGGCGTCGCAGATGTCCCCGCGCACGAAGTCCACCTCGGCCGGCCGGTCGTCCGCGTCGTTGAGGTCGAGCACCCGCACGTCATCGCCGCGCTCGCGCAGCCTGCGCACCAGCAGCGAGCCGAAGTACCCCGACCCGCCGGTCACCAGGGCGGTCTGTGCCACGGAAGTTCTCCTACAGGTCGATGCCGCGAGAACGGCACCAGCGGATGCTGCGCCGCATGCCCTCGGCCAGCGCGACCTCGGGCCGGTAGCCCAGGTCGGCGGTGGTGGTGGCGATGTCGCAGGCGATGGTCTTGTCCAGCTCGCCGAGCACGTGCAGCTCCTGGCTGTACCGGCCACCGGACTGCAGCAGCCGGTCCGCGCGCTCGGCCAGCGTGCCGAGCACGAGCGGGAAGCGCAGCTGCCGCTTGGAGATCGCGTAGCCCTCCTCGCGCAGCACCCGCCGCACGGTGTCCACCACCTCGCGCATGGCGTAGGGCCGCGCATCGGCCACCCAGTAACCGTTGCCGGGCGCCTTGACGTGCCGGGACGCCAGCTCGACACCCTGGATCAGGTTGCCCAGGTAGGTCATCGAGCGGCGCATCGACCCGTCGCCGAGCAGCGGGAACCGGCCGTGCCTGCACAGGCTGAAGAAGGTGGTCTGCCGCGCGGGCTGC from Crossiella sp. CA-258035 harbors:
- a CDS encoding NAD-dependent epimerase/dehydratase family protein; this translates as MAQTALVTGGSGYFGSLLVRRLRERGDDVRVLDLNDADDRPAEVDFVRGDICDANAVEHACEDVDVVYHNVAQVPLARDAGLFESVNVGGTETLLRGCADAGVRKVVYTSSSAVFGVPQENPVFPDTQPRPAEEYGRAKHAGELLCRAAVSRGLDVSIVRPRTILGHGRLGIFGILFDWIADGADVFVFGSGDNVYQFVHANDLAEACALAGKRAGPATYNIGAREFGTMRAALENLCAHAGTGSKVRSLPVGPAALGMRASAKLGLTPFGPYHWIMYSKSLWFDTSAAERDLGWRAEYSTDAMFADSYDWFLANRGALAGAGASHHRSPAKQGALTLLKKIMR